From the genome of Dehalococcoidia bacterium:
CCAGGTATTAAAATCAATCAACGCCTGATCAAAACCGTTCTGCAGTCGTATTCGCGCATCTATTCCAACATCTTCCGTTTTACGATTTGCGTCGAAAACATACTGCCTAAACTTATTCAAAATTTCTCTACCTTGGTCGTTAGGGGGGACTTGAGGCATCCATCCATCACCTAATCGAGCAATTCTCTTAAGTACGGTGTCCGTCTTCCCTCCTCCAAACCATATTGGGATGGGTCGTTGCACGGGCATAGGACGCAATCCGGCGTGGTCAATAGTGTGCCATTTGCCATGGAAATCAACTACTTCGTTTGTCCACAGCAATCGAAGTAGTTCAATTTGCTCCTCTGATCGTTTTCCTCGATCTCTAAAGTTTTCACCAAGAGCTTCAAATTCAACTTCATTCCAGCCAACTCCAATTCCTAATCGGAGTCTGCCACCACTAAGTAAATCCACCTGCGCAGCCTGCTTTGCCACGAGTGCAGTCTGACGTTGAGGCAAAATCAATATAGAGGTAGTTAATTCTATTTTTTCAGTTACGGCAGCCAAGTATCCAAATGTAACAAGTGGTTCATGGAATGTATCTAAATGAGTGTAAGGTCCTGCCCAATCCAGTCGATTGGAAGTGTCAGCTCCTAAAACATGATCGTAATAAACCAAATAATCGTAGCCCAAGCCCTCTGCCGCCTGGGCAAATGCTTTGACTGCTCCAGAATCGTCCCCTATTTCATTTTGTGGAAAAACAGCTCCAATTCGCAAACCAGCCTCCATAAAAAGGGGAATTATCAGTTGGTGGTACCCCCAGCGGGATTCGAACCCGCGATCTCCACCTTGAAAGGGTGGCGTCCTAGGCCGCTAGACTATGGGGGCGTGATTTTAATTTACTCCCTAAGGATATATTGCCAACTGCTCCAATCCCATGGTTTCAGGTAATCCAAACATTATATTCATATTTTGCACAGCCTGGCCGGCAGCTCCCTTGACGAGGTTATCAAGTACAGAAAACACTACCACCTTCCCTGTTCTTTTATCCACTGTAGGGTATATCAAGCAATCATTATTGCCCCAGGTCTGTTTTGTCTGCGGAGGAGCATCCATTATGTGTACGAAGTCATCAGCAGCATAATGGTCTCTGAAAATTTGTATAACCTCAGTGGAAGCCTGTTCCGGCGACAATTTCATTTTATCATTAAATGAGGCATATATAGTGTCATGTATACCTCTCGTCATAGGAATTAAATGTGGCTGGAAAATAGTTTTGGGCTCGAAATTGTCTTTCAATTTTCTGAGCTCTTGGTTTATTTCAGGTAAATGTCTATGACCGGCAATTGAGTAAGCCATCACATTTTCATTAACTTCCGAAAAATGAGT
Proteins encoded in this window:
- a CDS encoding LLM class F420-dependent oxidoreductase, with protein sequence MRIGAVFPQNEIGDDSGAVKAFAQAAEGLGYDYLVYYDHVLGADTSNRLDWAGPYTHLDTFHEPLVTFGYLAAVTEKIELTTSILILPQRQTALVAKQAAQVDLLSGGRLRLGIGVGWNEVEFEALGENFRDRGKRSEEQIELLRLLWTNEVVDFHGKWHTIDHAGLRPMPVQRPIPIWFGGGKTDTVLKRIARLGDGWMPQVPPNDQGREILNKFRQYVFDANRKTEDVGIDARIRLQNGFDQALIDFNTWSEWGATHIAANSLHSGLTHVDQHIEMIEKFRELTRE